The window TTGCaggaaacttaaaaaaaaatgatttcaaaaaacataaataataattaaaaaaataatgattaaatttgaaagatagAAAACCCAAAGGGGTGAGAttgaaaaaattgtaatttaatatattacttataaatttgaaaatgggaatggtgaaattaaaaaatatttgtaatttgatatattaaaaaatttataaaggtgaaattaaaatatatttataatttgatagattatttatatatttaaaaataatagggggtgaaattgaaaaataataatttgatggaTTAtccatagattaaaaaatggtatggtgaaataaaaaaaaatcattttataccttgttctaaaattttaaaaaatagcaataaaaataacatggacCAAATGCGAAAGAAATAGAAATTGAAGGGATGCtatgaaattttataagaaGGCATAAATTTCAAGGATGAGagcaagaaaaagaaggaaaaaagaaaaagaactggTCTCCAACATAAAACCAGCGGTACTTTTGATACATACATCACATCACCGAGTAAAGGGCATTGGGATCTTCCAAACACCGCTTTAGAAGGCGGTGTTTGGTGACTGAACAACCCTACAAACACCGCTTGAATGGCACATAGGCCATCAACACCCTAGCcagcatgttttttaaaataatattcaatacATGCCAACCACAACAATACATTTAAGCAACTTCAAAATctacaacaaaatcaatttaaaatgacaaaaaaacccAATTATTCAATACCCCCCAGTAAACTTGAACGAATCTTCAAAACTTggtttaatttataaaacttgcaACCTGTGAAATTCTAGATATAAATTTAGTTATGAAGCTTGACtcttaacaaatttaattttaaaggataaaaccgtgaaaaaaatatttatagcaagatagaaaagaaaaaactgtggagaaaaaatttgatagaaaaaaaaaccaaggggatgaaatttgtaaagaataaattaaaataaaaagattcctaaaaaatatagtaattaaaagaatgaagatcaaatttgaaatataaaaaaatcataggggtgaaattgaaaaatatttgtaatttgatagattatttatagattaaaaaatgttaagggttaaatagaaaaacatttgtATATGATAGattatttgtatattaaaaaaaatcacaaggatgaaattgaaaaatatttataatttgatagattatttatatatttaaaaatgacaggagtgaaattgagaaaaaaatataaaggtctAACCCGATAGAATTaaaccacaaaataaaaaaacaaaacccccgaaaaattataaaaaataagaaaacacaagcttttaaaaagaaaaaaatacaagcaaatTCATGCGAATCTCCTAAACttgatctaatttttaaaatttacaactTGTGAAATCTTAAACTTTGattcaatcaagaaactcaattatcaacgaatttaattttaaatgatgaaacgGTGGAAaagtatatataataaaaatagaaaaaaaacactagagataaaatttgatagaaaaaaaactcaacgaGGATGAAATttgcaagattaaaaaaaaacaatctcaaacaaaatatataacaattaaaagaatgaaaactattttaaaaaaaatcacatgggtgAAATTAAGAAGCATTTGTAATTTAATAGAttatctatatattaaaaaaaatagtagggggtcaaattgaaatatatttgtAATCAAATagattgtttatatatttaaaaatggtgaaattaaaaagaaaatgtaatttgatagattatttatagattaacaAATGGTGaggtgaagttaaaaaaaatgttattttataccttattctaaaataaaaaacaataattaaaatgatagtAAATAAATGTGAAGGGAATgcattgaaattttataaggGTGAAGCAAATTTCAAAGTCGAGAGCATGaggaacaaggaaaaaaaaagaaatggtccCCGACACCAAACCAGTGGTGCTTCTGATACATGAATCACACCACCATATAAAGGGCGCTGAGATCTTCCTAACACCTCTTCAAAAGACGGTGTTTGGTGACTGAATAATCCTGCACGCACTGCTTGAATAGCATAGGGATTGTCGACATGCTAGcgaagatttgtttttaaaattatatttaatacatGCAGTTACAACAACACGCCTAAGCAATTTCAAATTCTACAACAAAACCAGTCTaaagcaaattgttttttttttttcataaatagcATCAAAGTAATTGCATTatcctgaaaaaaataaaaatacaaaaacactcTTGAGGCAAAAACATTGGAATTTTTCATTCGAAGGCCACATTAATGGTTTTATTGTGCATAAAAAAAGGATATGACAAATATACCCCTAcataatatgttaaaaaaatcatatcacgGCGAAAAGATAATCCCACCTTTGACTCTAAAGCTTAATGTGTGGAATATACGAAAATAATGAACTTATCTCTAGATGTCAGAATCacgcaattttttttttataaaccaaggatttgaaaataataaaaataaatatctacaCCAAAATCAGatttagaaaaaacataagggactaaacaattcaaattttaaaatttggagGACTAAGTTCTACTCTTCTCTCTAACTTTAAACACACCACCTATTTTTGCCCCCTTTGCGGCATTGATCATTCTTCATTCAATTTTGTCCCCAATCAACAAATACAGAGTAATTCACTATTAACTCTGCAATTCAAGGACTTAGTTGATGAAAACAAGAAGTTaaggaactaaaataaaaaaaaacattgctcaAAACCCAGAATTCATCGTGAGTGTGCGAAACAAAGCGCAACAGCCACCTCCGTTTAAGTATATTTGTTAGATCTTGCGACGCAGTACCATCCACAGTGGACTTGATTTAAAAGCCCTGGACTAAAACCATACATTTCTAAAATCTCATGATGAAGTATGATTTAGTGCCCTGTAAGAATAACTTTCATTTATGACGTGTACAAAGACACTGCatgattttatgttaaaattaatttacagaAAGCACTCTCTCTTGTCTTTACTTGGAGtcgttttgaaaaaaatatcgcTACCCTCTTTTCCAATATCTTTAGCCTAGAAAGATAACAACTTCACTTATAAttagtagtttttttattaaatgatttcAAAACTCAAGTGATTGAatgtaaaatcttaaaatataatttatttatgttatttttaataatttttttaaaattaacatagtaaataacttttttttttttggtaaatcaGTATCACTGACAGCCAAAAAAGATTTCCTTTATCACGCCAGCCCCACTGTCACGTCATTATAATTAGCGCAACCATTTCTTTTCCTGGGTTAGCGGGACAGCCACACACCACTTGAATTTCAAAATTCttggccttttatttttaataaataaaaaaacacaaacacgtTTTAATACAAAACACATCTTAAAGGGTTATTAGAAAGTataattatgattgtttttaaaatatttttttgtataaaaatatattaaaataatattttatatattttaaaaatttatttttaacattaatatattacaataatttaaaaatataaaaaatattaatttaaaataaatattttttaaaatatttttaaaatacaaaaataaacatttagcagTAGGATCTTGCTTTTCTGAGCCAGTGGTTGTTCGATGAGTAATAAATGTTAAGGCAACCTATGCTGTCACAGTTCTGACAGTGCTAGGATGGATTGTCTCAGGCCAACGCGCTTTGCAAAGTTCCTATGCGCCAGTTACAATAAACACACCACTTGTAACTCCCTGCCACTTGTAACTCCCGACAACTAGCTGGGATAGCAACAGCTGTGAATACCTTTGAGTATCTGTTAtgcttatttttattctaaaatatattaaaaaaatatttttaatatctaaaaatatattaatttaaaataaataaataaatttaatttttttcaaaaatatttttgaaaagcaatgtaaaacactaaaagatattttctaaaatggtttttatttaaaaaaatattaaattttttttaaaaaatattcattagtTATTTTATGCCACATGCTTGTACTTTTGATTcttgaattaaaatattaatattgaaaataaaaaatattcatttgtttTACTACTATTCCTTAAGAAGGAATGTGGCCCCAATTTAAAACAAGGGGATGTAACATTTATCAgtgattgtttttcttcttcttattttagtCAAGTGcccttatttattatttgaagtGGACTAATATACCCTTACTTTTACCAACAATAATATTGCaattgttgtatttttacaaCTTATTTAAATAACTGAAATGTATTTTAATGGCTTTAATATCGATCATATTAGTAGaattaatgataattaataaatattatttaatttgttggtagaatatttattatcttaccAGTGGTTTTGATTTCTTACAAAGTTGAATTTATTATCGATCTTATAGACTTTTTAAGTTATAAAAGTATAATagtaaatttgtttattttttttaataaattcccTGCACAAACTATAAACACAATAAAGATATATtacttaagttttttatttttaaatcaaatataaatatcacGTTCTCACTAATTAATTCTCAGTAACTATATTTTAGGaagacattaatttaaaaatcaacacaTGAAGAGCTCTCCTGGATTCTATTTGAATAAACGAATTCCCTAGAGCGATGATCTGGCATTAAAATAGTCGGCCTCTTTCAGGCATCTCCTTTAATTCCGGGTTTCAAATTATTCTTATTGATTTTACTTACATGAATTTAACCTTACAGGAAAAGCCCAGCAACATGCCTGGTATTCTTAATTTAAATAACTAGTTGTCCGCTGTCGTCTTCTCCGCGAGCAAGCCACTGGTGTACATCACcgatcaccaccaccaccagatGCAAATCAgacgaaaaaaagaaaggaaaaacaatggTTAATTGACCTCTCTTCGAGAAGAGGTCCTAATATAATTAACGTCAGCATGCATGTCATCGTGGAGAATATATCATTGTTCTGTGCTTTTTAGGTTCACCCTTAACAGCACGTCATATAGCAAGCGTGGAAGGGATAAAATTTTCTGGAACAAGCTAGGCAAGCAGTGAGTTAAATTAGCTGGCATCCAGCCAAATGAGATTGATCGCAAGAAATTAAAGCGATCAACATCATGAAAAATTACGACCAAGGTGGTAGTTGAGAGCTGGGAGGGTACTAATAACTACGCAGTGCATGTGTGAACCATTTGAAGATATTTTTCCAGAACAAGAGAAGTTGATCGATCCGTAACTCCGTATATTTGTGTCTCCAGAAACAGACGCTAAAAGCTAAAGTTGAAGGCAAGGAAAAGCAAAGCAAAAAGCAATATCAAGGACCATTTTAGAAAGCTAGTCCCAGCGCCATGCAGGAGGGAGAAGAAGCCAACCCTGCTAGTCTGCAGCCACATTGAATACTGGCCGGTGAAGGATTTTAACCTCGCAAAGCTGTAATTAGCTAAGATCTCAAATCTTCCGTGTCAATCAGTGCATCATTATCATttaaataattcacttttataATGGATTTAATAGTTTGAGGAGGTAAGGAGTCAAAAACTACGTACGTGCGCTTCCACTCAGTTCATTCTGCAGTCCATACTCCATACTCCATGTGCACGTGAATGTTTACTAATTATCCATAGCATTTCGTTTCgcttttcttttgttaagaCTTAGCCCACGTAACGTTTCCTTTCCCTGATGAAAGATCCAGGATTGGGGTCCCATGCATTAGGTGCTAgtctgttattatttttatcttgtacTAACGTCAtccgagaaaaaaaataataataacagatCACGCGCTTAGGTGTCTACACGACGTCGTAGTAGTGTatgatttaaaattgtttttcattaaaaataaattaaaatattttttatttttaaataaaaaagacagaTCACAGGTACGCTGATTGCTGAACCTCCACTTCCCAGCCAGCGTTCAAAAGATCCTTAAACCTAGTTATACGAAATAATTACGTATCATACCATCGTAGGTTAGCACACACCGTGCCGCCCCTATTAAAATTTCAGAAGGTAGGTGTAGCCCCACATTCCGATACCCATTCCGATATCCAGAGGCAGAACAGCTACCTAAATTTCAGTCTACATTAGCTACAAATCCAACCGACCAACCACCACTACTGCCACGAATGCCCACATGCTCCTAAAGCATCCAAATTCCCTTTGCTCGCCCCATTCGTATTAACCTTAGCCCAACCTTCCTGTGGTCTTGTCCAATTCAAGCTCCCGCACTTTAGTCACATGAAGAAGCCAGCATGGTTACCTTAGAATTCTCGATGCCCTGAGCAAAAGACAATTGACAGTTATAAACTTGTAGTAGAGACTGGGgaaattgatttgattaacGTAATTTCAACTAATCAATCAGACTAGTGGTCTAATCATTGACCGAAACaactaatatttattattgcAAATCAATAATCtaactcattatttttttattcttttaaataaggACGTGGTTGATGTATCATCGTGTttcatttatgatatttttgtctAAAATGAGCAAATATAAggtgatgatatatatatatatatatatatatatatatagacacattTTAAGACTCAAAATTTTATCAAGCCCGAATTAATATAGAATTCATAAATTTTCTAAGCCTTATATTAGACTATAAaactcttcttgttttttcttatcatctttaacataaaatattaatattaatataaataatatttatatttctatgcccttaaatatataaaatctacGTACAAAATAACTTATCACTTATCTCTTATTAATaatgtgtaaaaaaatatttatttttcattaaataataaataatatttattatttttaatgtatatattatagatatttttttctcattaatattataattaaataaaacactcCAATTCCATTTCTTCACACAAACAAATTCATGAGTTATCcatgaatctttttttaaaaaaaattcatatttatttattgagtttcTCTGTAATATGACTTAAGTTTAAATATTAAAGTGTTctcaaatctattaaaaaaaaccttttataatattagctacaaattatcataattaatgaaaataaattagactGGAACAAAAAAGATTAAGACTGCTTGATATTTTTTGGGACGGGGGATATATTGCTGTTATTGGGCTTAGCACTACTATATAAAGCCACACATGCACCATCCCCGATTCATGACATTTACTTGTTCatctttcttgaaaaataactagCTAGTTTTGATTTCCCAATCCTCAGTAATCTGTTTTAGAAACGAAACTGAAGAGGAAACAAACCCAAGTTAAACCTGAAAATAACACTTTCCACTGATCTCACACCATGTTTAGAATCACCATAGCATCAAATGATCTTCCAAAGTTCATCGCCAACCGCCTTAGTCTCTTCACCAACTTCATTGCGCCAGTACTTCTCTGCTTAACCTTGGCAATACTTCTGCTCTCAAAAATCTTCAAGTCAAAACCTTCACggaaggtttttttattagattttgcATGTTACAAGCCTCCAGCCAGCCAAATGTGGAGCAAAGAACTCACAATGGAAAGAGCCAGGCACCACTTCACCAACTTGTCAGAGGAAGCTTTACTGTTCATGGAAAAAATCCTGGAGAAATCAGGGATTGGTCCGTCCACCTACTTGCCAGACGCATTTAGAAGCGAACAACCGAACGAATGCATGGAAGAGGTGAGGAAAGAGAGCGAGATGGTGATTTTTGGTGCTGTGGATGACATATTGGCAAAGACTGGAGTGAAGGGCAAGGATATAGGGATAGTGATAGTgaattgttgtatttttaatacGGTTCCATCTCTTTCTGCCATGATAATTAACAGGTACAAGCTAGGAGATAAGGTGGTCAGCTATAGTCTTAGCGGGATGGGTTGCAGTGCTGGGCTCGCAGCTATAGGCCTTGCCAAACAGCTGCTCCAGGTTGGTCTATTTTCTactctatatatatttatggatCGTCTTCTTGCTATATGCTGCCCATGGTTTCTGTTCACAACAATATACGATTCTTAGCACTGGCCTatgccctaatttttttttccagaaaaaaacATCCAGCCCAAAAATTAGATTAAAGACTTGGGATAATCAacctaaaactaaaagaaaaggaaaaactaaagaaagaaaatcacacTGTTCCATCTTTATTTCTGTTGATAgaagtttttaatcttttgactACAAAATCCAATTGCTAACAATTTCATGTCTGGCCCAAGGAGTAGTGAACAGATCCAAGAAGGCTCACGTGAGAAGTTGAAATTGTAAATTTGTTTCATTAATTTCCACAGGccacttgaaattttaaatttgtttcatttCCACAGGCCATGATTAACAAAACTCTCCTGTCTATCTTTGTAGAGTCCTAGACTCCTAGCCAATTGTGTTGTGAATTTCTGGGCCGAAACCTGTGTGTCAATCAATCAGACAGTCTGTCTTGCACGAGTTGCCTTACGTTAAATAACGAATTCTCTCTGTTGATGTGATTCTTGATTAAGTTAGCTTGGGATGCTTAGTGGTAACGATTGTAATGTGGGGTCAGGTACACAGAAATTCCTACGCTCTGGTGGTGAGCACAGAGAACATCACCGGAAACCGCTACCTGGGTAAGGATCGTTCTATGATCTTGATCAACTGCCTATTCCGTGTTGGTGGGGCAGCCGTCCTCCTCTCAAACAAGCCATCGGATCGCCATGCTGCCAAGTATCAGCTCATCCACGCCGTCCATACCAACACAGCTGCTTCTGACCTATCCTACAACTGCATTTCAAGTGCCGAAGACGCAGAAGGACTCGCGGGTGTCGCAATTACCAAGAGTCTCATGCCAGTAGCCATCAAGACCATTGAAGCCAACTTAACCACACTAGGCCAACTAGTCCTTCCCGTATCAGAAAAGATCCTTTTCATCGCAAATTACATTGCTAGGCATTTCAACCTGGAAAAGATCAAACCGTACGTCCCTGATTTCATGAAGGCCATTGACCACATCGTCACTCACGTTGGTGGCCAACCTGTGCTCGATGAAGTGGAGAGAAACCTGAAGTTAAGTAAAAATGATATGGAAGCTTCAAGAATGACTTTGTACAGGTTTGGCAACACTTCTTCTAGTTCAGTGTGGTATGGGCTGGCATATACTGAGGCTAAGGGCAGGATTAAGAAAGGTGATCGTGTGTGGCAGATTGCATTTGGGTCTGGGTTCAAGTGTAATAGTTTGATCATGAAAGCAATGAGGGATGTTGATCTTGAGGAAAAGAATCCTTGGAGTGATGAGATTGATGGGTTTCCCGTAGCCCTGATGAGCTCTGATGGGACCTTTCCATTTGATTTTAAACCATCCAAATAGATATGATCATGATGACAGCGGGCCGGATCGGAGCCCATTAATTACTGCCAGTTTAATTTGTCCTCACCTTCGTCCCCTTTTAAGGTTGTTGGGTTTCATTCCTCTCGCACAAACGTGTTCTGCCTCGTAGCACTTAAAAGTTTGAAATTGCCAAGGTTTTTTggttatcaataaaataaaagtttctttttttcttgtttatatttCTTGTTATCATGGAGTTACACAGCGACCCTGAACCGGTCTCGAATCCAAATTTTCACTACTTGTTTCGGAAAATATCTATAAATGGTCCCACACCCGtacttaataatatatattttcttatttttttatattaatatatcaaaaccattaaattattagcatattaaatcatatttttccaCGTTACAGGATCAAACCttctatacaaaaaaaaaaaaacaataaactaatagattttttgaatttgataaaggggttttttttttgaggaaaaGTAATGCTAAAAAATAAGGGTATGTTAATCTACtggaaataataaataaggGCAACTAGgtaaaaaggaagaagatattttaatttatgaattaacATTTAATGATACAAGCACCGATCTTTTAGCGAGGTCGAATGACGTGTAAGGTCCATCGTTATAATATCGAATCCTGCATTCAGTGGAAACATCATTAATTTTCAAATGGAacaacttaaaatatattttaataattaattaatatatgctGCGTAATTTGGTgatagatttattattttaccaGGTAGAATTAATCATGCTTTAGTGATATAATGATGGGCTAATTAACACGGAAGATTTGAGATTTTAGCTAATTACTGTTTTGCGAGGTTTAAAATATGGTGCAGGGGTGGCTTCCTCTCACTGCTGCACGACACCGGGACTCGTGCTTTCTAAAATGGTGCTTGATGCTTCGCTTTTGCTTGCCTTCAACTTTAAGCTTTCAGCGTCTATTTGTTATGACACAAGTTAATGGAGATGCCCAGCGACCATAAACCGGCCTTGAGTTTAAATTTTCACTGCTTGTTTTTGGAAAATATCTATAAATGGTCCCACACACGCACTGCATAGATACAGGTACCCTCCCAACTCTCGTCTATAGACTGGCTTTATTCATAAATTTACAAGACGGTGATCAACCTTGGTTGTTTGGATGCCAGCTAATTTATCAGACTGGTTGATTTAGtattcattatatattttttaccgtTATGCCTAGGggctggatttttttaaaatcttaaaaaaatataaacatgttGGGAAGTTAAAAATTTGATGTATAATGAATGaaatacttttaatatatatatatatatatatatatatatatatatatatatattaaaaaaatatcaaaacaacaaCATATTGAATCAACCATGATCAATAATGGATAGCCCGTAAAACTCGCAATCTAAGATTTACGATCATAATACATCATGGAAGccattttaaaactaattaaaaaatataattagttgAACAAATCAAGCAAGCATGAACGAATCTTCTAAACTTTAGTTAATGTTTTAGAATTGTAACATGTGAAATCCCAAACTCAGACtcaattatgaaactcaatttttaactaatttatgtttaatgataaaattaaaaaaaatcaatttaaaaaacttgtcaaggtataaaaaaataaggatcaaacctgatatataaaaaatagataatgaaATCGTAGAAGAAAATCGATTTTATAAATCatcttagattaaaaaaaaaaaccagtaaaAAAACTGAGGATCGAATCtaagacatgaaaaaaattgaagaatgataaaattaaaaataattcccaatttgaaaaatttttataagaaaaatgcaatcaaaacataaaaattatatatatttttaatatttttaatttattcttatataatttcatcacatttatctatgttttttttaaaatcatatataaactACTCAGAATTTACTTGAATGTTTCatttcaatggttttttttaaatgaataatgcttttaatttacaaaatatcctgatattagattgattattgGTATTACGAGAAATTTATCATGTTATTATATAAAAGatagtttcaaaaaaatataaagtcaaGTTATtcgtttttaaatttaatttattacaatattaaaaaaaaattctataaccTAAGTATATTTCTTACATCTAAAATTTTCCAAGTCCAATACGCGACAATAGCACGGGGAATAACCTAGAATTCAGTCAATTTACTAATTATTCATAGTACCTCGGTTCGCTTTTCTATTGTTAAGACGAGCCCATGTAATGTTTCCTTTCCTGATAAAACATCAAGGATGGTGGTCACATGCTTTAGGTGCTTGtctgttgttgtttttcatCTTGTACTGACGTCATCCAagccaaaacaaacaaacaaataaaatcacacGCTTAAGAGCAATGCTTCTCCAGTCATATTTTGACATCGCACGTCGGTGAGGCCCCGATCTGGTGCCTGACTAAGATGGTGCACCTCGAAAGACAAAACTAATCCACCCCACGGTTCCCCTCTGCGATGAGAGGACGCTGACCGCTGAACCTCCACTCCTCAACAGGCGTTCAGAGGATCCAGAAGCTAAAATAGTAGCAATACTAGAATTTCATAAAAGAATCCTTCTAGTGTTTCCCGTGGACCTGAAGACCGCTGACTGGGCCTTTCCATATGACTCTAAACCatccaaatatatatgattatGATGATAGTGGGCTGGATCGGAGCCCATTAATTGTTGCCAATTTCATTTGTTACCCCCCACCGTCCCCTTTAAGGTCGCTGGATTTCATTCCTGTCCCAAAAACCCGTCATGCTTCGTAGCTATTAAAGTAAgaaatttggtgtttttagaactaaaaagttcttttttttttatttcatgtttgaaCTCTATAATTGTTAATAGGATGGTTATTGAAAGTTTATATTgttgttaatttcagggcctgtgggattagtcgaggtacgcacaAACTGACTACGTAtctacgttaaactaaaaaaaaaaaaaagtttgaaattgcCGAGGTGCTTCTGTTATCTCCAAAAGCTTATGGGTATCTAAGCTATTACATTGACACCGACTGAAATGTTAGATTCGAAGACAGATCAAGGCTCGGCTTAGCGTTGTTTGCACGCTATTGTTACGCAATTACATTAACACATGTGCTACAAATGGAAGCCGTTCATAACAATACTCgccattattaataataaaaagaatcacTACTGTCTACTTTCTTTTGCATAATAGAATGGCCTTAGTTTGTATAGTTTTGCTGGATGgatattattacttttataaaaaaaaatcagtcgATTGTAGCCGTTATAATTACACTGGTAACTCAAATAGTAATAGTAGACCGGTTaagattaatcaaattaaatgatagaTTATTTTCTATAGAATTTTTAACTGTTCATCgctgataaataaataaccaatgAGTTcatttgattatatcaaataattGACTGGTTcatacaaaattttaattttaatatactaacctagatgaatttttaaattttttatcttagattttatcatatgatttattaatttttaaaatgcatgtaTAATAAAGtttgttagtttattttaattatactatCAAGTTGAGTATAAATATTTACATGagtattaaaatgaaaacttAATCTAAGttttcactttattttcttcttggatttcttaataaatttcTTCATGGAATGTATTATGCTCGTTGATATGTCTTCGAATAAAtctgtttaaaatttatttttaataaaacatattattagtttattttttattttattattatcatcaaaatatataaaaatataaatatttggcctaaaaattaacaataaatatggATAGATGTAGTagtgtaaataaataataatatactatAGTCAAAACAATGACTTGATAATGGAATGGCACTAATTATATAAGTGATGGTTGTCACCGGCGACATCAAAGCAAAGTATATGCAAAAAGAggtaaaaataaagttgttacCTAAATGT is drawn from Populus nigra chromosome 5, ddPopNigr1.1, whole genome shotgun sequence and contains these coding sequences:
- the LOC133694273 gene encoding 3-ketoacyl-CoA synthase 20-like, which produces MFRITIASNDLPKFIANRLSLFTNFIAPVLLCLTLAILLLSKIFKSKPSRKVFLLDFACYKPPASQMWSKELTMERARHHFTNLSEEALLFMEKILEKSGIGPSTYLPDAFRSEQPNECMEEVRKESEMVIFGAVDDILAKTGVKGKDIGIVIVNCCIFNTVPSLSAMIINRYKLGDKVVSYSLSGMGCSAGLAAIGLAKQLLQVHRNSYALVVSTENITGNRYLGKDRSMILINCLFRVGGAAVLLSNKPSDRHAAKYQLIHAVHTNTAASDLSYNCISSAEDAEGLAGVAITKSLMPVAIKTIEANLTTLGQLVLPVSEKILFIANYIARHFNLEKIKPYVPDFMKAIDHIVTHVGGQPVLDEVERNLKLSKNDMEASRMTLYRFGNTSSSSVWYGLAYTEAKGRIKKGDRVWQIAFGSGFKCNSLIMKAMRDVDLEEKNPWSDEIDGFPVALMSSDGTFPFDFKPSK